The DNA window GTCGGTTCGGCGAGCATTCGCCGCGCTCCGCCGCCCGGCTGCAAATTGAGACCGACAAAGAGATCGCCGGTCCGCGAACTCGATCGTTCGTCGGTCCGCAACTGGCGAAAACTGACGGCCTCGGGGGCCGACGAGAACTCGTCGAACAACACCCCGCGCGGCGCGGATGTCGCTTCGGCCAGCGAGCAGGCGAGCCGCGGGGCGAGTTGGCTGCTGGTGATATTGATCGCACTCGATTGACCCGCCGACACGACCGCATATACGCGTTTGACGTGCCATGCATCGGAGTTTCCGGTCCCCTCTCCCTTTGGGAGAGGGTTAGGGTGAGGGGAAGCAGCGATTGACGGCGCTTCGCCCTCACCCCGGCCCTCTCCCAGAGGGAGAGGGAGATTTGCGGCTACGCCGTACTTTTGGTCAGCGGCGTGGTCGATCGCTTGTAGTGTGACGCGCTGAAGAAGTTGGCGAACCGAATCGGTGTGTTCATCGACATCGGATACGACGACGACCTCCGGGCGCCAAGTTCGGATTTGGCGAACCAATCGCGCTTCGAGTTGATCCAGCCCCTTGCCGCCAGCGATCTGGTCCCAAACGGCGGTCGTTTTTTCCACTGCGATATCCAGTCCGCGCTGCCGCAGCGGAAATCTCGATTCGGAGTTCACACCTTGGGCGCCGAGCATGACGAGCGCTTCGTTGGCTCGCGCGGCAAGCGTCGCGTCGTTGCGCGAAGGCGATTCCAAGTCCCGGCGATTGAGCAGCTCGACGGCGCTCAAATAGCCGTCACTCGCCGACGCCTTCGCGAACAATTCCAGCGGCACGTCCCCGGCTTCGCTGAAAATTCCCAACAGCGCGAGATGATCTCCCCCGGCGCGTTGCCGACGCCAAGTCTGCCCGCCATCATCGGTGGCCAGAATCGTCCCAAGCGCGCCGACTGCCCAGCCATGATCGTCGTCTACAAAACAAAGCGAATTGATCGGCAACATTTGCCTGGTCGATTGCACATTCCACGACTTGCCGTCATCGTCGGAATGAAAAACGACCGAGCCGGGCGAACCGGCGATCCATACTTTGGCGCCACGAACAGCAAGGCCAGTGAAATTGAAACCGAGCTGCTGCTCGCCGATTGACAATTCAACTTGGCCAACTGGCCGACCGTCTCGCCTTTCCGATCGTTCGTCGTTCCGATAAACCTGCCCGTCATCACCAACGATCCACTCGATATCGGGGCCCGACAGCTTCAATCGTCGCGATGGAACATATCTCGGACCAGCGAACTCGCCTTGATCGATGTTAAACAGCGATTTCGCCTGTCTTGCGTCGAGCAGGCCGACTTTGCCTTCGACCGAAAGGATTTTCCCAATTCCTGCTGAAGTGAAATCACATCCGGAAATGTCTTCGCCTCCCTCATAGTTCGGTGGAGCGTTGATCGGCGTCCACTCGCGGCCATGATTCTCAGTGCAAAATATGCCCCCGGGGTACAATACGGACGGTGCTCCGATCGCCCAACCGTGCGCTGAATCTTGAAACTTGATGCAATGGATTCTGGGCATAAGCAGTTTTTCAAGCTGCTTCCAATGTTGCCCGCCATCGGTCGTGCGCAGAATTGCACCTGTCGAAACCAGCATGTAGGGGAGCGTGGATCCGCCCGCGGCCCAGCCGTTTTCGGCATCAACGAATTGCACCGATTCCAAGCGGCAATCAACGCCGGATGACTGCTGCTCCCAATGCCCCCCGCCATCCGCCGTGTGCCAGACGACGCCCCAGTCGCCCACTGCCCAGCCCCGTTTCGCATCAATAAATGTCACGTCGTTGATGCAGGCGTCCGGCCGGGCGACGAGACCGATCGGATTGCCCGGCGGCGGGTCGGGCGGACTATCGGCGGGGACCGCCGGCTCAGCCGTTGCACGGCTGGCAATGAGCGCGAGCGTCAGGGCCGCGATCCAAAGAATTTTGGTCAGCGAAATCAGACTTCGCCCTTCGGCAACACGGCATTGTAGTCGTCCGTGACCAGACATGAAGGTTTCACCTTATGCAAGGGATGACCCGCTGGTTATAGTCGGAGGCGCGAATTCTAGCCGATTTATCGGTAGAAGCCCTAGATGAGTGTTTGAACTGAAGAATCCGACGCTCGCAGCATCGGCCACGTGGGCGACGCTGCCAGCGTCGGCAACCAATCGGAATGCCTGGCGATGTGGAATGAAATCCTCCTCTGCACGACGGCCCTGTTAGCCGGGATGGTGAATTCCGTGGCTGGCGGCGGCACGTTGCTGACGTTCCCCGCGCTCATGGCGGCGCTCGCTGCCTCGCCGAGTTCCGCCGTGCTCGCAAAGGGGGTCGGAGTACTGGCCAATGGCACCAGCACGGTCGCACTTTTGCCCGGATCGGCGGTAGCCGCTTGGGAATATCGGGGTGAGTTCCGTAAGGCCGGTCGGTGGTTTCTATTGCTTTTGGCGCCGAGCGTCGTCGGCAGCCTGACTGGAGTGCTGCTGGTCACGCGATTGCCAAAGGAGACCTTCGAGGCGCTCGTTCCGTGGTTGATTCTGTTTGCCGCGATCCTGTTCGCGCTTCAACCGCGGATCACCCGCTGGATCAAGGTCGGCGTACCACACGAGCGCCCTACCTGGCCACGGCTGGCGGGGATCCTCGCGTTCCAATTGCTCGTCGCGTTATACGGCGGTTATTTCGGCGCGGGGATAGGCATCCTGATGCTGAGCGCGCTGGCACTGATGGGGCTAGCCGATATTCATGTGATGAACGGCGTTAAGAATGTGTTGGCCACTTCGATCAACGCAGTCGCAGCCGCAGTATTCGTCATCGGCAACGTCGTCGATTGGCGACTCTGCTTGCCGATGATGGCGGCAACCATCGTGGGCGGATTCCTCGGCTCGCGAATCGCGCAGCGCTCTAATCGGGCAATCGTCCGCCGAGTGGTCGTGGCGATCGGTTTTTCGCTAGCCGCGTATTACTTCTACCGCCAGTTTCGCGGATAGATCGAACTCACAGCTTGCTATCGTCGATCGCCGCACCGTCGGAACGGTTGCACAAGTTAGCCAGCGTTTGCAGATCGATCGAGAAATTGAGCACCATCGTGTGGGCATCACAAAACGAAACACAGAACCCGCTGGAATGCGGGCTGCCGAAATTCCAGTTCGATTTGACAGCAATGGTATCCATCTTGGGTGGATTCGTGTTCGAGGCAGCCGTCGTCGATGGATTGAAGACGAACCGATTCACGTCAGCGTCGAAACCACAATCCCAGCCATCGTTGTCGCCGCCATAGTTGTTGGCGCCGGTGTCGAGGCCGCTATCATAGTCGTCGGAGCTAAGGTATTTCTCTCCCACTAGGAGAGTGACGCTCGCGCCGTCGGTGATATGAGCCATCTTAATCGTGCTGCGGCAATAGCAAACGCCGGATGTCGCCGCCGGCCAAAAACTCGTAGCTGCCGAATCCCCCTGGGAAAGCGTCGACGGGCCCGCGAACGCTTGCATTGGATAATTGTCGCCTCCATTTGCCGCGTAATCGGTCTTTCCTGCTAAGGGAAGCTGCGACGAAGTAATCGTGGCTGTCAATCCTCCAACCGTGAAACCTGAATCGGTATATGGCCGCGCGGCGAGGCTTCGGCGGCTTGGGCAAGTGAACATTACGAGCGGCGTCGCCGCCGCCTTGGCCACCGCAATTGCCTTAGTCGCGTCACTGGTCCCACTGCCAGCGCTCCAAAGAGGCTGTTGTTCGAGGAACGGCAGGAGGTTGTAAAAGAACCCGCCGGGTTGCTTCACGTCATGCCCACGGTCCGGATCGCCAATCCACGAGTATCCCCACCCACCGGCCGGCAGAAAACCATACTGGGCCTCGTGGTTCAAACTCGCCTTTCCCAGATTCTGTAGGTTATTGAGACATTGAGTCCGCCGCGCAGCTTCACGCGCGGCATTCACCGCCGGCAACAACAGTGAGATCAGAATGCCGATGATCGTGATCACCACTAGCAATTCGACCAATGTAAAACCGGCCGCAAAGCGGCGGCCTGCCACGGGACGCAAGTAAATTCGTTTCATGGAGATGCTCCTCTGGCCGACCCCTGCCTCTTCAATCGAGCAATCCAGATCAATCTGAGGATCAACGCCCGGATTCTCGAACCGCCTTGCACAACTGGATTCTATGCCAAAGCCAATCGGCATTGCAACTGAAATCTTATGCCCGGCCGAATTCTTCGCGATCGCGATCGGGCGGTTGCCGCTGATTGAGTCAGGCGAGGGCGCCTGACCTACGACTGTGGCGCATCCAGTTCGGCATGGACCCGCTGCCACGCATTTTGGACGACCTGCTCTGCCGCGGCGGAGATTAGCGGGCGGCTAATGGTAGCGACTAGACCCTTGAGTTCGACAATGCTCGCCGACCAAGTGAGCTGGCTCCCGGCTGGCGTAGGGACGATTTGCAGGTCACTCGCCACTAGAATCTGGGCGCCGATCCCGGCGGCCGCCGCGGTCATCGTCGCCGATTCGGGCGGGCGGGTGTCAACGAGCGAAATCGTCAACCTCAGCGTGCCGCGAAGAAACGAGAAGCCCGGCCGAACGACGCACTGCAGCGTTCGCTCGTCGATTTGCTCGGATGAGACCAAATCTGGAATCGTCTTGGAAAGCTGGCCGAGATCGGTGAGCGCGGCGAATAATCGCTTTGGCGGCACCGAAAACATTTCCGTGCCGCCGAATGTGAGTGGAGACGCGGGCATTTCTAGATCTTATCAGGCCAGCAGAATAGCCGCACGGTGTTGCCGTCCGGATCGTGGGTCACGACCGCCCGAAAGCCCTCGGGATCGCGCTCGGGGCGCGAAACGCGCGAGCCGGCCCGCGTGAGCCGATCGGTCACCGCCTCCAGGCTATCCACTTCAAAGCCGAGGCTCCAGCGGGCGCTCGCCGGTCCGGGGCTGCGGCGAGAGATCAGGGCCAGCCGCGTTTCGCCGGCTTCCAGCAGGGCATATCCCTCTTCAACGACGCGGACCATCACGCGCAGGCCCAACGCCTCGCGATACCAGCGGACGCTGTTCTCCCACTGGGCCGTTCGTAGCTCGATGCAGTACAAACCCGGACTTCGGATGGTCATGCCAATCGTCCCGCCTGGTGACAAACTCCGCATCCCACCTTACGCGGTCAATTCGATTTGTGATCGTTCGTGGTCGATCGCTTGCAGTCGCCGCGGATGGACGAATCGATTAACCCGGAGCCAGCGGCGACGGATCGTGCCCCAAGCATGCAGACCAATCAGGCCCCGTGAACCCGCACCCGCCGCAAACCCACCACAGTGAATGAGAAAACGTAGGTTTTTTTCGACACTCCGGCCGGTGGTTTTTCTCGGAAATCCGCCCAATTCAAGCTGACATTGACCCCCCAGCGGCTTTCACTAAAATGTTGCGATTCTTGAGGTTAATGCGAGTAGAGGGCGATGACGAGCGACTCCCCACAGGCTGACCACGGCGATACGCATGCGATGCTCGTCGCGGCCCGCCGCGAGAAGATCCGGCGGCTGGAAGGTTTTGGGATCGACCCCTGGGGAAGCCGATTCGACGGCCATCAGTCCATCGGCGAGATTCGGCGGCGGGAGTCGGAAATCGTGGTCTCGCCCCCGCCCCCCGGCACGGAAGGCCGGCAAGGCGAGCAGCACGGCCCGCGAGTCCGCGCCGCCGGCCGGATCGTCTTGATGCGCGATACGGGGAAGCTGATCTTCCTCGATATTCGCGATTGGTCGGGACAGGTCCAACTCTATATCGGCAAGAAGCAAGTCGGCGACGCCAACTGGGCCGTCGCGCAATGCTTCGATCTTGGCGACATTATCGGCGTGGACGGCGAACTCAAGCATACGCAAAAGGGCGAACTTACGATCTTTGCCGACGGCTTGCACTTTCTGACCAAGTCGCTTGAGCCGCCCCCCGACAAGCATCATGGCTTGACCGATCCCGAATTGCGGCAGCGGATGCGATACCTCGACCTGATTCATGGGGAAGGGGTGCTCCGGCGGTTCTTGGACCGCACTAAGATCGTGCAGTCGATCCGCAAGACGCTCACGGGAGAGGGCTTCGTCGAGATCGAAGGTCCGACGCTGCATTCGATCGCCGGCGGCGCGGCGGCGCGCCCCTTTATCACGCACCACAACGCGCTCGATCTCAAGCTCTATCTGCGGATTGCCCTGGAATTGCACCTCAAGCGGTTGATGGTCGGCGGCATGGAGCGGGTTTATGAACTCGGCCGAGTTTACCGGAACGAAGGGATCAGCCCGCGGCACAATCCCGAGTTCACTATGCTCGAGTTGTATCAGGCCTACGGCGACTACCGCTCGATGATGGACCTGACCGAACGGGTAATTGTCGAAGCGATTCGCGCGACCGGGCAAGCGCTGAAACTCCCCTGGGGCGAGAAAACGATCGACTTCACGCCCCCCTTCGCCCGCCGGACATACGACGAGCTTTTTGCGGACGTCACCGGAGTCGCCGCGAGCGATCAGGCCGCCGTGCGCGCGCTGGCCGAGCAGATCGGATTCAACACCGCCGACAAGCATCCGGACGTGATCAAGAGTGAAGTCTTCGAGGAGCGGGTCGAAGACCAGCTTTCGGGTCCGATATTCGTCATGGACTATCCGGCCAGCATCTGCCCGCTCACGAAACGCAAGCGCGACAATCCGGCGGTCGCCGAGCGGTTCGAGCTGTACGTGCAAGGGATGGAAATCGCCAATGCCTATACGGAACTGAACGATCCCGACTTGCAAGAACACCTTTTCCGAACGCAGTTGCAGGGGCTGGCGGCGGAAGAGTCGATGGCCAAGATGGACCACGATTTCGTCCGCGCCCTCCGCCACGGCATGCCGCCAGCCGGTGGGCTGGGCATCGGCATCGACCGCCTGATCATGCTGCTCACCAACTCGCAGACGATTCGAGATGTGATCCTGTTCCCGTTGCTGCGGCCGGAGACGTAAAGCTCATGTACAAATTCCTGCTTTGCTGGCGGTATCTGCGCACTCGATACATCGCCTTGGCGTCGATCGTCAGCGTGATGCTCGGCGTGGCCACGATGATCGTGGTCAACAGCGTCATGGCCGGCTTTACCCATGAGATGCGCAACCGCATCCACGGAATCCTTTCGGACGTCGTGTTCGAGCACTACGGTTTGGAGGGCTTCCCTGACGCCGATTGGCACATGCAGCGGATTCAAGCGATTGCCGGCGACTCGATCGAAGGGATGACCCCGACCGTCCATGTGCCGGCCATGCTCAGCTTCCAATTTGGCGGGCAATACAGCACGCGGCAGATCATGTTCATCGGCATCGACGAGCGAACGCATTCCCAGGTGAGTGATTTCGGCAAATACCTCCAACATCCGCTCAACCGGCAGCAGCTTTCGTTCGATCTGCGCGACGGCGGCTACGACACGCGCGATCATCAAATGGGGCCGGAAGCGCCGCTACGGACCGACATGGAAACAGCCGGATGGAAATGGCGGCAATATCGGCTCGATCAGCAGCGGCGGTGGGAGGAGCTTGCGCGCCCGAGAGGAGAGGCGACGAAGACTCCAATCAATCCATTCGAGACGGCCGACGGTTCGGGCAAGTCCACTGTGCCGCCGGAACAACTTGGGCCGCAAGAATCGAATCGCGCATCCAGCGATATCTCAACGGCCGTCTCGCCGATTGATCCATTTCGGAAGGCCCACTCGCAAGAGTCCGACAAGCGACCCGATCCGGCCGGCGAGCAATTCACGGGCATCATCATGGGCATCGCGCTGGCGAGCGTGCGCGAGAAAGACGGGGCCGATCATTTTCTCCTGCTGCCGGGCGATGATGTCATCGTGACCTTTCCCAATGCGGGCGTTCCGCCCAAGGTGATCCATAGCAGCTTCACGGTCGTCGATTTCTACGAAAGCAAGATGAGCGAATACGACGGCAGCTTCGTCTTCGTGCCGATCCGCAAGCTGCAAGAGCTGCGCGGAATGATCGATCCGCAGACCGGAGTGGCGAACGTCTCATCGATCCAGATCAAGCTCAAGCCGGGCGCCGACGCCGACGCGGTGCGCGACAAGCTGCGCGCCGCATTTCCCGGTTATCTCATTTCCACGTGGCAAGACAAGCAAGGCCCGCTCTTGGCGGCCGTGCAGATGGAAAGCGCCGTGCTCAATATCCTGTTGTTCATGATCATCGCGGTGGCGGGCTTCGGCATCCTGGCGACCTTCTTCATGATCGTCGTCGAGAAGACCCGCGACATCGGCATCATGAAATCGCTCGGGGCGTCGGCTCGCGGCATTTTGGGCATCTTTCTGGCCTATGGGCTGTCGCTGGGGATCGTCGGCTCAGGAGTTGGCTGCGTGATTGGACTGCTGTTCGTGCGGTACATCAACACGATTCGCAGCGCGCTGGAGGCGATCACCGGACAGAAAGTGTTCGACCCGTCGATCTATTATTTTTACAAGATTCCGACCATCGTCGACCCGTTCACGGTCGGCTGGATCGTGGTCGGTGCATTGTTGATCGCCGTATTGGCCAGCGTGTTGCCGGCCCTGCGCGCGGCGACGCTGCACCCCGTGGAGGCCTTGCGCTATGAGTGAGTATCTGCGGCTGCGAGCGATTGAAACTGCCCGTCGCCCGCCATCGAGCGGCGGGCCCCACGTTGCTCTAGAATCGTTCCAAGTGGGAGATGCGGCGGCGGCCATTGACCCGGTTATCCCACGTCCGCTCGCTCCGGCCGAACTGGCCGCGATTTCCCTCAAGAAAAACTACCGCAAGGGACCAGTCGAGATTCCGGTGCTCGCGGGGGTCGATCTTGAAGTTCGCTCTGGGGAGTTTCTGGCGATTATCGGTCAAAGCGGTTCCGGCAAAAGCACCCTCTTGCACCTGCTCGGCACGCTCGATGCGCCGACTTCCGGCGAAGTCCATTTCGACGGCCAGCGAATCGACAATCTTCCCGCCGCTCAGCGCGATCGGCTGCGCAATACTTGCTTCGGAATGATCTTCCAGTTTTATCACCTCCTGCCGGAATTAACGACGCTCGAAAACGTCCTCTCGCCGTTGATGATCCGTCACGGAATCTGGAGCTACCGACGCCGACGCCGGGAGCACGTTCAGGCCGCCCGCGAGCTGCTGGAACTCGTGGGGCTTTCGCATCGGCTCAAGCACCGTCCGCGTGAACTGTCCGGTGGCGAGATGCAGCGCGCAGCGATCGCGCGAGCGCTCATTTCCGGTCCGAAGGTCCTGTTGGCCGACGAGCCTACCGGCAATTTAGACGTGGAAACCGGCAAAGAAATCCTGAGAATCTTGCGAACCTTGAACCGCACTCAGAACCTCTCTATAGTCATGGTGACGCATGACACGGCCATCGCCGCCGAAGCTGATCGCGTTGTCCGACTCGCCGCCGGGCGGGTCGAAAGCCTATAATTTGCTCATGCAAATCTACATCAGCGGCAAGCTGGTCGACCGCGAGAACGCCAAAATCAGCGTTTTCGATCACGGTCTCTTATACGGCGACGGCGTCTTCGAGGGGATGCGAAGCTATTCTGGCAAGGTCTTTCGGCTCGACCAGCACCTCGATCGGCTCTGGAACTCCGCCCGCGCCATCTGGCTCGAAATCCCCATCGGTCGCGAGGCGATGTCGAAAGCGGTGAACGATACGCTCGCCATGAACAAGATTCGCGACGGCTACATTCGACTGATTGTTACCCGCGGGGCAGGCACGCTGGGACTCGATCCCAATCGGACCAGCGATCCGCAGGTGATCGTCATCACCGATCACGTCACGCTCTATCCCGAGGAGTTCTATCGCAACGGCTTGGAGATCGTCACGGCGAGCACCACCCGAAATCATCCCGCTGCGCTCAGCCCGCGGATCAAATCGCTCAACTATTTGAACAACATCCTGGCGAAGATCGAGGGGTTGAAAGCCGGCTGCATCGAAGCCCTGATGCTCAACCACAAAGGGGAAGTGGCCGAGTGCACCGGCGATAACATCTTCCTCGTCCGCGGCGGCGTCCTCCTCACCCCTCCGCTCGATGCCGGCATTCTCGAAGGGATCACCCGCGACGCCGTGATCGAATTGGCCCGCGAGACCGGCCGCCAGGTGCGCGAAGTCCCGCTGCTGCGGCACGATGTCTATATCGCGGAGGAATGCTTCCTGACCGGCTCGGCCGCCGAAATCATCCCGGTCGTAAAACTCGACGACCGTCGCATCGGCGACGGCAAGCCAGGCCCCATTACGCGGGATCTAATCGAGCGATTCCGTACACTGACGCGGGCGTAAATGATGCAGCGGCTTCTCGATTTCGGCGAGGGACGATCACGCCGGCCTCAGAAATGCCGCGCTCAACTCCTGAAATGGATTGGAAACAAGCAGCGATTCGCACCTGAAATTGTTTCATTCTTTCCGGCCAGCGTTGGAACATATTTCGAGCCGTTTCTGGGCAGCGCCGCCGTGCTTGCGACTTTGGCGCCGCGTCGCGCGGTCGGATCAGACGTTTTTCGCCCTTTGGTTGAGATTTGGCAGACGCTGCACACCGACCCTGCGAGGTTGAATCAGTGGTATTCCGAGCGTTGGCAAGCGTTGACGGCCGGTGACAAGGTCGCGGAATACGAGAAGATCAAGGCCTCATACAATGCTTCGCCAAATGCGGCCGACTTGCTTTTTCTGTGCAGGTCGTGCTACGGCGGGGTAGTTAGATTCCGCAAGGCGGACGGCTACATGTCAACACCCTGCGGAATTCATGCGCCGATCAAACCGCAGGCGTTCGCACGCCGAGTAGAAGAATGGCGGAAGCGGACCGCTGGCGCCGAATTTCGCGTGACGGACTTTCGGGAGGCAATGGCCGGTGCGGCGAATGGGGACCTCGTTTATTGCGACCCGCCTTACCGCGATAGCCAGGCAATCCTTTATGGCGCGCAGGCCTTCGATCTTGCGAATCTGCTTGAGTCTATTCGAGATTGCAAGTCCCGCGGGGTTTATGTCGTGCTCAGCATCGACGGAACGAAACGATCTGGAAGTACATCCTGCAACATTTCTATTCCAGAGGGCTTGTTCAAACGAGAAGTGTTCGTGAATTGCGGTCGGTCAATGCTGCGGCGCTTTCAGATGGGCGGAAAGACGTTGGAGAGCGAAATCGTCGCGGACCGCCTGTTGCTGACCTATTGATGCTCAATAATCCGTCGCCGCGAACTTTCTGGCCGAGGCGAAGAGGATGTAGCCGGTGAAGGCCAGCGAGGTCAGCACGGAGAGCCAGATCGAGAAGCCGTGGGCGGAGAGCGACTGCATGTCGAAGACCGGGCCGAAGAAGTCCTTCGCGCCGAGCGCGTTGTAGAGGAGCATGCCGAAATCGGCTGGCTTGGGCAGAATCCAATAGCCTAGATCGACAAGCCAGTTGACGGACGATGAAAAATGGCCGTCGGGCATTAACTGCGCGCTGGCGGCCAGCGCATGTCGCCCGTAGTTCATCCCCCAGGCGACGCACCAGAATAGAATCGACCCGAACACGCACACAACCGTGCTCCTCGTGCAGACTGCCAGCAACAGCGAGACGCTGAAGAACACCGCGAAATGCAGCAGCAGCAGCGGAATCGCGAACAGGTACGTTGCATCCCAAATGCCGGTCCGCAGCCCGATCGCCAGCCATGTGCCGCCGACGAACAAGGTGGCGTGAAACAGCACGAACGCCAGCACGCCAAGGTATTTTCCGGCCAGCAGCACCCAGCGCGGCGCAGGCTTGGCCAACAGTACGCTGACGCTGCGGCCATCGAGGAATCCGGGCAGGAAGCCGGCGGTCCAGATGAGCGTGAGCAGCAGCCCGAGCGTGTCGGCGACACCGCCGGCAAGGAGCAACTGCAGGAAATGGACTGCGTGGCGATCGTCGCGTTCGAGTGGAATTCGGATCGCGCCGAAGGCCAGCGTCAAGTCGCCGCCTACCACCGCCACGCCCGATTGCTTGAGCTTGGCAGCATCTTTGGCGTCCGGAACACTCTTGGGCAGAAAATCCGGATTCTCGCCAGGGGCGGCCAGCGCCGACGATCCTTCGATCTTCACGCTCAGGCAAACGCCGATCGTCAGCACGCTGACGGCCAGCAGAATCCAGAAGATGCCGTAGGCGAGCGATTGGCGGAACGTGTCGCGAATGAGCCAGCGGATGGTGGACATGGCGGAGGTCGAATTTCAGAGGTCGTTCGTTAGCCGGTTCGCTTGCGAACCGGAGTTGGTTCAGGGAGTCTCGACACCGGGATCGCGCTACGGTTGCGCCCCCGCGTAAAACGGTTCGAGGGCATCTTCAAACGACGATGGCGACGGCTGATCTTGCGTGCCATCGACAATTTCGCCTTTCAAGTCGGCGACGTGACCGATGAAGCCGACGCGGCCGCCCTGCAGCACCGCGACGCGGTCGCAAAGCCGCTCGACGTCGGAAAGCAAGTGCGACACCAGAATCGCCGTGTGCCCCCTCTGTTGCCGTTCGCGAATCACATTGTGCAGGAGCCGCCGCGCGG is part of the Pirellulales bacterium genome and encodes:
- a CDS encoding sulfite exporter TauE/SafE family protein, which gives rise to MGDAASVGNQSECLAMWNEILLCTTALLAGMVNSVAGGGTLLTFPALMAALAASPSSAVLAKGVGVLANGTSTVALLPGSAVAAWEYRGEFRKAGRWFLLLLAPSVVGSLTGVLLVTRLPKETFEALVPWLILFAAILFALQPRITRWIKVGVPHERPTWPRLAGILAFQLLVALYGGYFGAGIGILMLSALALMGLADIHVMNGVKNVLATSINAVAAAVFVIGNVVDWRLCLPMMAATIVGGFLGSRIAQRSNRAIVRRVVVAIGFSLAAYYFYRQFRG
- a CDS encoding DUF1559 domain-containing protein encodes the protein MKRIYLRPVAGRRFAAGFTLVELLVVITIIGILISLLLPAVNAAREAARRTQCLNNLQNLGKASLNHEAQYGFLPAGGWGYSWIGDPDRGHDVKQPGGFFYNLLPFLEQQPLWSAGSGTSDATKAIAVAKAAATPLVMFTCPSRRSLAARPYTDSGFTVGGLTATITSSQLPLAGKTDYAANGGDNYPMQAFAGPSTLSQGDSAATSFWPAATSGVCYCRSTIKMAHITDGASVTLLVGEKYLSSDDYDSGLDTGANNYGGDNDGWDCGFDADVNRFVFNPSTTAASNTNPPKMDTIAVKSNWNFGSPHSSGFCVSFCDAHTMVLNFSIDLQTLANLCNRSDGAAIDDSKL
- a CDS encoding SRPBCC domain-containing protein; its protein translation is MPASPLTFGGTEMFSVPPKRLFAALTDLGQLSKTIPDLVSSEQIDERTLQCVVRPGFSFLRGTLRLTISLVDTRPPESATMTAAAAGIGAQILVASDLQIVPTPAGSQLTWSASIVELKGLVATISRPLISAAAEQVVQNAWQRVHAELDAPQS
- a CDS encoding VOC family protein, producing the protein MTIRSPGLYCIELRTAQWENSVRWYREALGLRVMVRVVEEGYALLEAGETRLALISRRSPGPASARWSLGFEVDSLEAVTDRLTRAGSRVSRPERDPEGFRAVVTHDPDGNTVRLFCWPDKI
- the lysS gene encoding lysine--tRNA ligase: MTSDSPQADHGDTHAMLVAARREKIRRLEGFGIDPWGSRFDGHQSIGEIRRRESEIVVSPPPPGTEGRQGEQHGPRVRAAGRIVLMRDTGKLIFLDIRDWSGQVQLYIGKKQVGDANWAVAQCFDLGDIIGVDGELKHTQKGELTIFADGLHFLTKSLEPPPDKHHGLTDPELRQRMRYLDLIHGEGVLRRFLDRTKIVQSIRKTLTGEGFVEIEGPTLHSIAGGAAARPFITHHNALDLKLYLRIALELHLKRLMVGGMERVYELGRVYRNEGISPRHNPEFTMLELYQAYGDYRSMMDLTERVIVEAIRATGQALKLPWGEKTIDFTPPFARRTYDELFADVTGVAASDQAAVRALAEQIGFNTADKHPDVIKSEVFEERVEDQLSGPIFVMDYPASICPLTKRKRDNPAVAERFELYVQGMEIANAYTELNDPDLQEHLFRTQLQGLAAEESMAKMDHDFVRALRHGMPPAGGLGIGIDRLIMLLTNSQTIRDVILFPLLRPET
- a CDS encoding ABC transporter permease, with the protein product MYKFLLCWRYLRTRYIALASIVSVMLGVATMIVVNSVMAGFTHEMRNRIHGILSDVVFEHYGLEGFPDADWHMQRIQAIAGDSIEGMTPTVHVPAMLSFQFGGQYSTRQIMFIGIDERTHSQVSDFGKYLQHPLNRQQLSFDLRDGGYDTRDHQMGPEAPLRTDMETAGWKWRQYRLDQQRRWEELARPRGEATKTPINPFETADGSGKSTVPPEQLGPQESNRASSDISTAVSPIDPFRKAHSQESDKRPDPAGEQFTGIIMGIALASVREKDGADHFLLLPGDDVIVTFPNAGVPPKVIHSSFTVVDFYESKMSEYDGSFVFVPIRKLQELRGMIDPQTGVANVSSIQIKLKPGADADAVRDKLRAAFPGYLISTWQDKQGPLLAAVQMESAVLNILLFMIIAVAGFGILATFFMIVVEKTRDIGIMKSLGASARGILGIFLAYGLSLGIVGSGVGCVIGLLFVRYINTIRSALEAITGQKVFDPSIYYFYKIPTIVDPFTVGWIVVGALLIAVLASVLPALRAATLHPVEALRYE
- a CDS encoding ABC transporter ATP-binding protein, with protein sequence MSEYLRLRAIETARRPPSSGGPHVALESFQVGDAAAAIDPVIPRPLAPAELAAISLKKNYRKGPVEIPVLAGVDLEVRSGEFLAIIGQSGSGKSTLLHLLGTLDAPTSGEVHFDGQRIDNLPAAQRDRLRNTCFGMIFQFYHLLPELTTLENVLSPLMIRHGIWSYRRRRREHVQAARELLELVGLSHRLKHRPRELSGGEMQRAAIARALISGPKVLLADEPTGNLDVETGKEILRILRTLNRTQNLSIVMVTHDTAIAAEADRVVRLAAGRVESL
- the ilvE gene encoding branched-chain-amino-acid transaminase, giving the protein MLMQIYISGKLVDRENAKISVFDHGLLYGDGVFEGMRSYSGKVFRLDQHLDRLWNSARAIWLEIPIGREAMSKAVNDTLAMNKIRDGYIRLIVTRGAGTLGLDPNRTSDPQVIVITDHVTLYPEEFYRNGLEIVTASTTRNHPAALSPRIKSLNYLNNILAKIEGLKAGCIEALMLNHKGEVAECTGDNIFLVRGGVLLTPPLDAGILEGITRDAVIELARETGRQVREVPLLRHDVYIAEECFLTGSAAEIIPVVKLDDRRIGDGKPGPITRDLIERFRTLTRA
- a CDS encoding DNA adenine methylase; protein product: MQRLLDFGEGRSRRPQKCRAQLLKWIGNKQRFAPEIVSFFPASVGTYFEPFLGSAAVLATLAPRRAVGSDVFRPLVEIWQTLHTDPARLNQWYSERWQALTAGDKVAEYEKIKASYNASPNAADLLFLCRSCYGGVVRFRKADGYMSTPCGIHAPIKPQAFARRVEEWRKRTAGAEFRVTDFREAMAGAANGDLVYCDPPYRDSQAILYGAQAFDLANLLESIRDCKSRGVYVVLSIDGTKRSGSTSCNISIPEGLFKREVFVNCGRSMLRRFQMGGKTLESEIVADRLLLTY